The sequence TGACCTTGGGGTAAGCCCGGGCTCGTCGATCACCGGATTTGGTCCTGGAGAAGGCACCGTCGTCGGCGGTTCGATACACGACAACGATCCCGTCGCGGCGCAAGCCCAGCTGGATTTGACCACGGCGTTCAACAACGCGGCCGGACGAACCGGCGCGCATGGGATTCCCGCCGAAATCGGCAGTACGGTCATCCCGCCCGGCATCTACAAAGCGCCGGTGTCACTTGCAATCACGGGCACCGTCACACTCGACGGCAAGGGCGACCCCAACA is a genomic window of Candidatus Eremiobacteraceae bacterium containing:
- a CDS encoding ice-binding family protein; amino-acid sequence: DLGVSPGSSITGFGPGEGTVVGGSIHDNDPVAAQAQLDLTTAFNNAAGRTGAHGIPAEIGSTVIPPGIYKAPVSLAITGTVTLDGKGDPNSVFIFQVPSTLTTAVNSSVLLINGVNACNVFWEIGSSATLNTNSTFSGTVLAQASISLGTGSTVLGRVLARTGAVTLLSNTVTDTGP